The Coffea eugenioides isolate CCC68of unplaced genomic scaffold, Ceug_1.0 ScVebR1_2891;HRSCAF=4008, whole genome shotgun sequence genome has a window encoding:
- the LOC113757271 gene encoding RNA-binding protein pno1-like gives MEVENTSSSLPVKPNFQPLKAHEISSGQVQFRKVPVPPHRYTPLKKAWMEIYTPIYDQMKIDIRMNLKGRKVELKTRPDTPDISNLQKCADFVHAFMLGFDVCDAVSLLRLDELYVESFEIKDVKTLRGDHLSRAIGRLSGKGGKTKFAIENSTRTRIVIADTKIHILGSFANIKIARDSLCSLILGSPAGKVYSKLRAVTARLAERF, from the coding sequence ATGGAGGTGGAAAACACTTCTTCTTCACTCCCGGTAAAACCCAATTTCCAACCCTTGAAAGCTCACGAAATCTCCTCGGGCCAAGTCCAATTCCGCAAAGTCCCCGTCCCACCTCACCGCTACACTCCTCTCAAGAAAGCCTGGATGGAAATCTACACGCCAATATATGATCAGATGAAAATCGACATCCGAATGAATCTCAAGGGCCGAAAAGTCGAGCTGAAGACCCGACCAGACACCCCGGATATCAGCAACCTCCAAAAATGCGCCGACTTCGTCCACGCCTTCATGCTCGGTTTCGACGTGTGCGACGCCGTTTCGCTGCTGCGATTGGATGAATTGTATGTCGAATCATTCGAGATAAAAGATGTCAAGACTTTGAGAGGGGATCATCTGTCGAGGGCTATTGGGAGATTGTCGGGAAAAGGAGGGAAAACAAAGTTTGCCATTGAAAATTCGACGAGAACTAGGATTGTCATAGCTGATACTAAGATTCATATACTGGGTTCTTTTGCGAATATTAAGATTGCGCGGGATTCACTTTGTAGTCTTATTTTGGGGTCTCCCGCTGGCAAGGTTTACTCCAAGCTTAGAGCTGTCACTGCCCGTTTGGCGGAGAggttttga